In Leptotrichia sp. oral taxon 221, the DNA window TTATTCAAAATCGTTTCTGCGACAAAAGAAGTGTTGGAAAAATGTCCGCCTGAATTAGCAGCAGATATTTTAGATAATGGAATCGTTATGACTGGTGGAGGTTCGTTAATTAGAGAATTTATCGATATGATGGAAAAAGAAATTAGTATAAAAGTACATTTATCACCAAATCCATTAGATTCTGTAGTGTTAGGTGGAGGAGCCGCTTTTGATAACAAAAAATTATTGAGAACATTACAAATGAGAGAAAATTAATAATTGAAATTATGGGAAATAATGAAATATTAAATAGATTTGAAAATGAAATAGAATTAGGAAAAGAAAGTGCAAGTTACCTTTTTTATGGAGATAAAAGAGTTGACTTGCTCTCTTATGCTTTGGAATTTTCGAAAATTGTTATGACGAAGGATATGGTTGATCCGCTTGAAATTAAAAGGGAAAAAACTTTAATAGATAGACTGCAACATCCTGATATTGAAGTGATCAATCAGCATAATGAAAATATTAAAATTGATGAAGTGCGGGAAATTATTTTTTCTTCAGTGGAGTCAACTTTTAATTCGAGAAAAAAAATATTTATTTTATGTGGGATAGAAAATTTGAGAAAAGAATCTTCAAACGCATTATTAAAAATTTTAGAAGAACCACCTAAAGATGTCTATTTCATTTTGTTATCGAGAAGTTTGAATATTATTCCAACGATAAAATCTCGAACGATAAAATTTCATTTAAAAAGTCCATCAAATGAAGATTTGGGAGTTAGTAAAGAGATTTACTATTTTTTTGGTGGAGATGAAAAGGATATAAAGGAATTTAAAGAAAAAGGGATTGCGCTGGAAGAATATGAGAACAGAGTTGAAACGATAGATGATGTTCTTTATTATTTTATTGAAATGAAAAAATTTTTGAGCTCTAAAAAAAATGGGGAAAATGAAGGGAACAAAATTGAAAATTCGTTGAATTTAGTTGTAGGATACAACAAAAGTATAGATTTTTTATGTAAAAAAATTCGTTTTTTCGATACGGAAGAGGTCTATTTTTTGATAAATGAAATAATTGAAGAATTTAAAGATGAGAAGGAAATTCTTTTGGATTTGTTGTCAAAAATAGTAGTTAATTCTAGAAATATTTTAGATAGCGAAGAGTTAAAAAAGTTGATTAATTTGAAGAATAGCATACGGAATAATGTAAATATTCGAAGTATTTTATTCAATTTTTTTGATATTTGTGCAAATGGTTAAGATTTTTATTGATTATTGAAGAGAAAATCATAGTTTTAAATTTTTTAGAATAATGATGATGATAAATTGGAGTAAAAATTTTGAAAAAATAAAAATTGTAGTTCACGGCGAATTTTACATTTGTCGTGATTTTAAGATATTTAAATATTGAAAAAAATTAAAATGATTGGAAAAAAGAAAATGAGAAATATGAATGTATCAAAAGTTTTAAAAATGATGTTAGCTATAATTATTGTCTTGTTTGCGGCTAAATTTTACACGGATAAAGGTGCTGTGAAAAATGAATTGATTGCGGCGGCAAGTGGGACTAGCAGTAAAAAAGTTGAGAAAGAGAAAGCTTTGGAAGAGGCTCAAAATTCGAAAGATGAAGATGGAAAAACATCAAAGAAAGCTAAAAATTCACAAGATAAATTTGATAAGTCCAAGAAAAATCAAGGAACGACAGGCGATAGGAAGTATAATATTGATTATGACCATGTGTTAGGTGGAGATATAAATTATAAGTCTGGGAAAGTGACTGGAGGGCATACGTTACTAAAAGGCGATGTGAGAATTGTGAAAAAATATGGAAAACCTTCAAAAAGTGGTGTCTATAAAGCGAGTATTGAAGTGAAAACTCCAGATGGAAATTGGCAAGCAAAAACTAGTAATGGTGGCATAAATACGATGTTTCCAGAAGATTGGGATGAAGCGAGAGTTATTGATGAGATAAATTCTGCTTGGGAAAACAGAAAAGATCTAAAAGGAAGAGATTCGAATATGTGGCAAGGAATTAGTAAAAGTGGAGTTTTGATTCGTGGATATAAATCGCCTAGAATTACGGCTTATCCAGTATTTGAAGGTGATAGATAATGATTATAAAATTTGGTTACTATAACGACGAGGATTTTGGATTGATAGAATATCCAGAGATTTTATTTTCAGAAGATGGGAAAAGTTCTGATGAATCAGAAGAAGAAACAGTGAAAAAACAAGG includes these proteins:
- a CDS encoding ATPase; this translates as MGNNEILNRFENEIELGKESASYLFYGDKRVDLLSYALEFSKIVMTKDMVDPLEIKREKTLIDRLQHPDIEVINQHNENIKIDEVREIIFSSVESTFNSRKKIFILCGIENLRKESSNALLKILEEPPKDVYFILLSRSLNIIPTIKSRTIKFHLKSPSNEDLGVSKEIYYFFGGDEKDIKEFKEKGIALEEYENRVETIDDVLYYFIEMKKFLSSKKNGENEGNKIENSLNLVVGYNKSIDFLCKKIRFFDTEEVYFLINEIIEEFKDEKEILLDLLSKIVVNSRNILDSEELKKLINLKNSIRNNVNIRSILFNFFDICANG
- a CDS encoding EndoU domain-containing protein, which codes for MRNMNVSKVLKMMLAIIIVLFAAKFYTDKGAVKNELIAAASGTSSKKVEKEKALEEAQNSKDEDGKTSKKAKNSQDKFDKSKKNQGTTGDRKYNIDYDHVLGGDINYKSGKVTGGHTLLKGDVRIVKKYGKPSKSGVYKASIEVKTPDGNWQAKTSNGGINTMFPEDWDEARVIDEINSAWENRKDLKGRDSNMWQGISKSGVLIRGYKSPRITAYPVFEGDR